Proteins from one Corticium candelabrum chromosome 4, ooCorCand1.1, whole genome shotgun sequence genomic window:
- the LOC134178811 gene encoding zinc finger MYM-type protein 1-like, with translation MASSGPVSPKTAVAPALIYADSELEVDLDCGSPTNPETDCAEDAPGAMKGLQSPAGTRNIYYLVTQFRRYSTLTNYCMYVPLTDLSRHIGDRPAQPLLSKFPTTKFGSKHRSFSPEWYKAFTWVEYSIAKDAIYCYPCRHLKVGAVSRVDPAFTTIGFRGWKKAKGKSGALKQHAESANHRANMQVWQQRLVAEREKVQFGVDYQLRDVEEEEIMLNRHYLKSVMTVILTLARQNIPLRGHHESETSENPGNFRAILDLLVNQDARLQQKKNSLPRNARYLSPNVQNTILDILGKMVKDKICSELRQVELSRSWQTKHVMSAKANSCPWL, from the coding sequence ATGGCCAGCAGCGGGCCTGTGTCACCGAAAACTGCTGTAGCACCTGCACTCATATATGCAGATTCTGAGCTGGAAGTAGATCTAGATTGTGGATCACCGACAAATCCCGAGACGGACTGTGCCGAGGATGCACCAGGCGCCATGAAAGGTTTACAATCACCTGCAGGTACACGAAATATCTATTATCTTGTAACACAATTTCGTCGGTACAGTACTCTAACTAATTATTGCATGTATGTTCCGCTCACAGATCTGTCACGCCATATTGGAGATAGGCCTGCGCAGCCCCTCCTGTCAAAATTTCCAACAACTAAGTTCGGCTCGAAACATCGCTCCTTCTCTCCTGAATGGTACAAGGCATTCACGTGGGTAGAATATTCCATAGCGAAAGATGCAATATACTGCTACCCCTGCCGTCACCTCAAGGTAGGAGCAGTTAGTCGAGTTGATCCAGCATTCACTACAATTGGTTTTCGGGGATGGAAGAAGGCTAAGGGTAAAAGTGGAGCCCTGAAACAGCACGCGGAATCCGCGAACCACCGAGCGAACATGCAAGTATGGCAACAACGTCTTGTTGCAGAAAGAGAAAAGGTTCAATTCGGTGTGGACTACCAACTACGGGATGTGGAAGAAGAGGAGATTATGCTTAATCGGCACTACCTGAAGTCAGTTATGACAGTGATTCTCACCCTTGCGCGACAAAATATACCACTGCGAGGACACCACGAATCAGAGACGTCGGAGAACCCAGGAAATTTTAGAGCTATTTTAGACCTCCTAGTCAATCAAGACGCTCGCTTGCAGCAGAAGAAGAATAGCCTTCCTAGAAATGCCAGATACCTATCACCTAATGTCCAAAATACCATACTGGATATACTTGGAAAGATGGTGAAGGACAAGATTTGCTCCGAGTTAAGGCAAGTGGAGCTTTCACGCTCATGGCAGACGAAACACGTGATGTCAGCAAAAGCGAACAGCTGTCCTTGGTTGTGA
- the LOC134178814 gene encoding zinc finger MYM-type protein 1-like: METTGRQPVISEDVETYVRVSVYYEVLDSIIGEMKRRFSHETRPLIRACSACMPGSSFLNATTMQPLIVHYKLNFEDISVQAEECKRFLARKKDVNSLSDVLHHLLPVKEAFVELYKLLTIVLTMGVSTASCERSFSCLKRLKSYLRAGMGQDRLNSMALLAIERDLSGKIDIDEAIELFARIDKNRRIKLLK; the protein is encoded by the coding sequence ATGGAAACGACCGGCAGGCAACCAGTTATTTCAGAGGACGTCGAAACCTATGTTAGAGTTTCCGTCTACTACGAAGTGCTTGACTCAATCATAGGAGAAATGAAGCGCCGATTTTCCCATGAGACTCGTCCACTGATAAGGGCATGTAGCGCTTGCATGCCTGGATCATCTTTTCTCAATGCAACTACTATGCAGCCATTGATTGTCCACTACAAGCTAAATTTTGAGGACATTTCTGTGCAAGCCGAAGAATGCAAACGGTTTCTTGCAAGGAAGAAGGATGTAAACTCTTTATCTGACGTCTTACACCATCTCTTGCCAGTCAAAGAGGCGTTTGTAGAGTTGTATAAACTTCTGACCATAGTGTTGACTATGGGTGTGTCAACAGCATCTTGCGAACGCTCGTTTTCGTGTCTGAAGAGgctaaaaagctatcttcggGCCGGTATGGGTCAAGATCGGTTAAACAGTATGGCTTTGCTTGCAATAGAGAGAGACCTCTCTGGAAAAATAGACATTGACGAAGCAATTGAGTTATTTGCTAGAATAGACAAGAACAGGAGAATTAAGTTACTAAAGTAG
- the LOC134178813 gene encoding uncharacterized protein LOC134178813 has protein sequence MQISVDGPPAAEFPFQTALWKWHGKKTRRVPSKSYTPVSVPAASQHSVTKSCSSSSMLVPISATTGSPAPSPLGEILTDPLPPGSTSSAVPTVSSLVPTSSPVTLAKQKTIKTFFSSVASSEQSPSPLLLKENKQHRTLPTSITVSAAVPAASVPCSTIPSDVTDEQFGRQVVLLPRHQCQSRIDGRNGSNACTIICALFCKELISTESALCGNCSHLQSMMCNCMMEGNKMYDRLGLTGMYLFWKLPEH, from the coding sequence ATGCAGATATCTGTTGATGGTCCTCCAGCAGCAGAATTTCCGTTTCAGACTGCTCTGTGGAAGTGGCACGGGAAAAAGACAAGGCGGGTACCCTCTAAAAGCTACACACCGGTGTCTGTACCAGCAGCGTctcaacattctgtaacaAAGTCGTGTTCTAGCAGTTCAATGCTTGTTCCAATTTCGGCTACCACTGGTTCACCTGCTCCAAGTCCCCTTGGGGAAATACTCACTGACCCCCTACCACCTGGCAGTACCAGTTCTGCCGTGCCTACTGTCTCATCATTGGTTCCTACTTCATCACCTGTGACACTTGCAAAGCAGAAAACAATCAAAACATTCTTTTCCAGCGTAGCGTCTTCAGAGCAATCACCATCACCGTTGTTACTGAAGGAAAATAAACAACACCGCACACTTCCAACTAGCATTACAGTATCAGCTGCTGTTCCTGCTGCATCTGTTCCTTGCAGTACAATCCCTTCGGATGTAACTGATGAACAATTTGGACGGCAAGTGGTTTTGCTTCCACGCCATCAATGTCAGAGTCGTATAGACGGTAGAAATGGTTCAAACGCGTGCACAATAATTTGTGCCTTGTTTTGCAAGGAACTCATTTCAACCGAATCAGCATTGTGTGGCAATTGCTCTCACCTTCAGTCAATGATGTGCAACTGCATGATGGAAGGAAACAAGATGTACGATCGATTAGGACTAACAGGTATGTACTTGTTCTGGAAACTTCCGGAACATTGA
- the LOC134178812 gene encoding uncharacterized protein K02A2.6-like — MSAEIQQLVSVLQEQIRLTQQQHKEEMEQQREIHMRQIDILERQLKKSHSTVHRPDQKFQPFDSTSELWRDYWSRFQTFTEANSLPEEKLALVFLTNQSSDVFKLIDNYASQLTPPTSANKLSMNQIQEFMSQHFDPKRFVVRERFRFWSEIKRKPGETPHELAARVRQMATTCDFPSIKDPLDEAMRSCFLCAINNEAVLKAAFKTKEEDLTFQNVVQIATEVEEAAKTAKAQVYAKPDNVPVHKITSKSRLSTPKPHSKQALSTSTDHKPCASCGKKDHPRDKCRHRDAECHFCKKKGHIEAACRSKQTKKVRCITSVNTVRSQDIPQLQIQISQNGKQHSYLVDTGARMNFISLARWKAIGKPPIQPTTEEYRSASGHNIPILGTTCVESSLLTGEDKEVLKKQLEFTVTKLNLNLIGLQTLLDCDISILDSLICETAQNTSVCTVSDHTSLQKACQQLTQEFPDLWKNELGCLKDFQLEVKFKSDAKPVFCKPRTVPFALLDDLSLAYNKGIDRGLWKRVQFNDYGTPVVPVRKSPSASHPQGSIRVCGDYSVTVNPQLETHRHPLPLPEDLMHRLGGGYYFSKIDLADAYNQIPLGPESQKRLALSTHKGVLLQKRLPYGISSAPGYFQEIMEQLTSDLSGVAVYLDDILVSGRNAEDHLHNLRGLLKRLNDKGLRCRLEKCAFAQSRITYLGHTLSLQGLAKGPKVDAVMQMPPPKDVATLKSFLGSIQFYRKFLPNLATAAEPLTRLTRKDVRWKWTTTEQTAFNDLKAMLNTDTVLAHFNPSCPIGISCDASDVGIGAVLFHRYPDGSERPIANASKTLSSAQKKYSQIQKEALSIIFALHKFHQFLYGRHFILVTDHRPLLAMFGPHKATPVIAANRLARWALMLSQYDYTIEYRETSKHGNADALSRLPAESDPNFDRKESDSDIDTVCLINTISTQINSGDQNKLRKETAKDPVITEVLRYVREGWPKQVSDLLKDFKTKENSLTTINGCLMYGNRVVIPRSLQPEMLKILHEGHFGMQRMKQLARTAVYWPRIDADIQDTCHRCTACAEHQNKPAKAANHPWMLPEKPWSRVHVDHAIDFMGHNWLVVVDSYSKYPCIHPTSSTSTKSTTRLLEEDFAHFGYPHALVSDNATSFTSQEFKTWCQERGIVHLTGAPYHPATNGAAERLVQTFKNSLKKSSKPPREALQEFLMQYRRSPLPSGYSPSELLNNRLIRAKIDTLVPSPAHEAQGRQAREATKSQVKEFQNAVHKVNNNYYQVGRPCYALYCGPRRTSDPRWVPATVIRVHGSRSVNVKVHPRGPIWRRHIEQLRPRYGVEEDTDPGTDPGDLIHVPSPTLQPDVETNSQECQPSAPQYGPGNPRRSTRIRKPKKVWNC, encoded by the coding sequence ATGTCTGCAGAGATACAGCAACTCGTTTCAGTTCTTCAGGAACAAATCCGCTTGACGCAACAGCAGCACAAGGAGGAAATGGAACAACAACGAGAGATACACATGCGGCAGATTGACATTCTGGAACGTCAACTCAAAAAAAGCCACTCCACTGTACATCGTCCTGATCAGAAGTTTCAACCGTTTGACTCAACGTCCGAACTATGGAGAGACTATTGGTCAAGGTTTCAGACTTTCACTGAGGCAAACTCTTTACCAGAGGAAAAGCTAGCATTGGTCTTTCTAACCAATCAATCCAGTGACGTCTTCAAACTAATTGACAATTATGCATCACAACTGACTCCACCTACGTCAGCCAATAAACTGTCTATGAACCAAATACAGGAGTTCATGTCCCAACATTTTGATCCCAAACGATTTGTGGTGAGAGAACGTTTTCGCTTCTGGAGCGAGATCAAACGAAAACCAGGAGAAACCCCTCACGAACTCGCTGCCAGAGTACGTCAGATGGCTACAACTTGCGATTTCCCATCAATAAAAGACCCCCTAGATGAAGCTATGCGcagttgtttcttgtgtgCAATTAACAATGAAGCTGTGCTAAAAGCTGCCTTCAAAACTAAGGAGGAGGATCTCACGTTTCAGAATGTGGTTCAGATCGCAACGGAAGTAGAGGAAGCAGCCAAGACCGCGAAAGCTCAAGTGTATGCCAAACCGGATAACGTTCCTGTTCACAAAATCACCAGCAAATCTCGACTATCGACGCCTAAGCCACACTCAAAACAGGCGCTTTCCACTTCAACAGACCACAAGCCATGTGCTAGTTGTGGAAAGAAGGATCACCCTAGAGACAAGTGTCGTCACAGGGATGCAGAGTGCCATTTCTGCAAAAAGAAGGGACACATCGAAGCTGCCTGTCGAAGCAAACAGACCAAGAAAGTAAGATGCATCACTTCAGTCAATACGGTACGCAGCCAGGATATTCCTCAGTTGCAAATACAAATCTCTCAGAACGGAAAGCAACACTCATACCTGGTAGACACCGGTGCCAGAATGAACTTTATATCTTTGGCACGATGGAAAGCGATTGGTAAGCCACCAATCCAACCGACTACAGAAGAATATCGTTCAGCATCAGGACACAACATACCAATTCTGGGAACTACATGCGTAGAATCTTCTCTACTGACAGGGGAAGACAAGGAGGTTCTCAAAAAACAACTGGAATTTACAGTTACGAAATTGAACCTCAATCTCATTGGACTGCAAACATTATTGGATTGCGATATCAGCATACTAGACAGCCTCATTTGCGAGACCGCACAGAACACATCTGTGTGTACAGTCTCAGATCACACATCTCTCCAAAAAGCATGTCAGCAACTCACACAAGAGTTTCCTGATCTTTGGAAAAACGAGCTTGGATGCCTCAAAGACTTTCAGTTGGAGGTGAAATTCAAGTCAGACGCCAAACCAGTTTTCTGCAAACCGCGCACAGTGCCATTTGCACTACTGGACGACCTGTCTCTAGCCTACAACAAGGGTATTGACAGGGGCTTATGGAAACGTGTGCAGTTTAATGATTACGGAACACCAGTCGTTCCAGTAAGGAAGTCACCATCAGCTAGTCACCCGCAAGGAAGCATCAGAGTGTGTGGAGATTACTCTGTAACAGTAAATCCGCAGCTGGAGACACATCGGCACCCGCTGCCGCTTCCTGAAGATCTCATGCACAGATTGGGCGGTGGTTACTATTTCTCAAAGATTGACTTAGCCGATGCCTACAACCAAATTCCACTTGGTCCAGAAAGTCAAAAACGACTTGCTCTCAGCACGCACAAAGGAGTGCTCTTGCAAAAACGCCTACCCTACGGTATCAGTTCTGCACCAGGATATTTTCAGGAGATCATGGAACAGCTCACCAGTGATCTCTCAGGAGTAGCAGTATATCTGGACGACATACTCGTCAGCGGGAGAAATGCAGAAGATCACTTGCACAATCTCCGAGGGCTACTCAAAAGACTCAATGACAAGGGACTCAGATGCAGACTTGAAAAATGTGCTTTTGCTCAGTCGCGAATCACATACTTAGGCCATACGCTTTCGCTACAAGGCCTTGCCAAGGGACCAAAGGTGGACGCGGTAATGCAGATGCCGCCACCAAAAGACGTTGCCACACTAAAGTCATTTCTCGGATCGATTCAATTCTACCGCAAGTTTCTGCCTAATCTAGCGACGGCAGCAGAACCTTTGACACGACTCACTAGGAAGGACGTTCGATGGAAATGGACTACTACAGAACAAACAGCATTCAATGACCTGAAGGCAATGCTGAACACGGACACGGTTCTGGCTCATTTCAACCCATCCTGTCCTATCGGTATTTCTTGTGACGCGTCAGATGTTGGAATTGGTGCTGTGTTGTTTCATCGATATCCAGATGGGAGCGAGCGACCAATCGCCAACGCGTCCAAAACTCTTTCCTCAGCACAGAAGAAGTACTCACAAATTCAGAAAGAAGCTTTGTCCATCATTTTCGCTCTACACAAGTTTCATCAATTTCTTTATGGAAGACACTTCATTCTCGTGACAGACCACAGACCTCTTCTTGCTATGTTTGGTCCTCACAAAGCAACACCAGTCATTGCTGCCAATCGATTAGCAAGATGGGCTCTTATGCTCAGTCAATACGACTACACAATCGAGTATCGTGAAACGTCAAAGCATGGCAATGCGGATGCCCTGAGTCGCCTACCGGCAGAATCCGACCCCAACTTTGACAGAAAGGAAAGCGATAGTGACATCGACACGGTATGTCTCATCAACACTATCAGCACTCAGATCAATTCCGGCGACCAGAACAAACTTCGAAAGGAGACCGCCAAGGATCCAGTCATAACCGAAGTTTTGAGATACGTTAGAGAAGGGTGGCCAAAACAAGTTTCAGACTTACTCAAGGATTTCAAGACAAAGGAAAACTCACTGACCACTATCAACGGATGCCTAATGTATGGAAATCGCGTAGTGATACCGCGAAGTCTACAACCGGAAATGCTAAAAATCCTACACGAAGGACATTTTGGTATGCAACGAATGAAGCAACTTGCTCGGACAGCAGTCTATTGGCCAAGAATCGATGCCGATATTCAAGACACTTGCCATCGGTGCACAGCTTGTGCCGAACACCAGAACAAGCCTGCAAAAGCAGCAAATCACCCGTGGATGTTACCGGAAAAGCCGTGGAGTAGAGTACACGTTGATCATGCCATTGATTTTATGGGACACAATTGGCTTGTCGTTGTGGATTCATATTCCAAGTACCCGTGTATTCACCCCACCAGCTCAACTTCTACCAAGTCAACAACACGATTACTTGAGGAAGATTTCGCACATTTTGGATATCCTCATGCTCTTGTGTCTGACAATGCTACTAGCTTCACGTCACAAGAATTCAAGACTTGGTGCCAAGAGAGAGGGATTGTTCATTTGACTGGCGCACCATATCACCCAGCCACCAACGGTGCCGCTGAGAGGCTAGTACAAACGTTCAAAAATTCCCTCAAGAAGTCCAGTAAACCACCCAGGGAAGCTCTCCAGGAGTTCCTTATGCAATACCGGCGATCACCATTACCCAGTGGCTACTCTCCCAGTGAGCTGCTCAACAACAGGTTGATCAGAGCCAAAATCGACACATTGGTGCCATCACCTGCTCATGAGGCACAAGGTCGTCAGGCTAGGGAAGCCACGAAGTCACAGGTGAAGGAGTTCCAGAACGCTGTTCACAAGGTTAACAATAATTACTATCAAGTGGGTAGACCGTGCTACGCTCTCTACTGTGGACCACGTCGCACCAGCGATCCAAGATGGGTTCCAGCTACAGTAATTCGAGTGCACGGCTCACGAAGCGTGAACGTGAAAGTACACCCACGAGGGCCAATCTGGCGGCGGCACATCGAACAGCTGAGACCACGCTATGGTGTAGAAGAAGACACAGATCCAGGTACAGACCCAGGGGATCTTATACACGTGCCTTCACCAACCCTTCAACCAGATGTTGAAACCAACAGCCAGGAATGTCAACCAAGCGCACCTCAATATGGACCGGGCAACCCTCGACGATCTACAAGGATTCGTAAACCAAAGAAGGTTTGGAATTGCTGA